The following are from one region of the Tepidamorphus gemmatus genome:
- a CDS encoding glycosyltransferase family 4 protein — protein sequence MRIAFHAPMKPPDDPVISGDRETARLILKALTAEGHAVEIASRLRTWLPRPDPQAFEEVRAAAAAETSRLMERWRNGPAPDLWLTYHLYHKAPDLIGPVIARALGIPYLVIEGCRAAKQAAGPWAAGFAAADRALAAADVVAALHAEDAEGLAGFLPSGRLHRLAPFIDAARFAAAAARPRTAAVPVLVVVAMMRAGDKERSYRLLAAALGKLAGRAWRLLVAGDGPCREEILGLFPAARVDWRGVVEPDAIASVYGEGDVLAWPAVNEAFGVALLEAQAAGLPVVAGASGGVPDIVLDGRTGLLVPEGDTDAFAGALARYLDDPDLRRRHGAAAVAHVASGHDLAAGRRALAALIDAAASVHRGRKAETVP from the coding sequence ATGCGCATCGCCTTCCACGCCCCGATGAAGCCGCCAGACGATCCGGTGATTTCCGGCGACCGCGAGACGGCGCGGCTGATCCTCAAGGCACTGACCGCAGAGGGCCACGCGGTCGAGATCGCATCGCGGCTGAGAACATGGCTCCCCCGCCCCGATCCGCAGGCCTTCGAGGAGGTGCGTGCAGCGGCTGCGGCCGAGACCAGCAGGCTGATGGAGCGCTGGCGCAACGGGCCGGCGCCGGATCTCTGGCTGACCTATCATCTCTACCACAAGGCCCCCGATCTGATCGGACCGGTGATCGCCCGCGCGCTTGGCATCCCCTATCTGGTGATCGAGGGCTGTCGGGCCGCCAAGCAGGCCGCAGGCCCCTGGGCGGCAGGCTTCGCCGCCGCCGACCGGGCGCTCGCAGCTGCCGACGTGGTTGCGGCCCTGCATGCCGAGGATGCCGAGGGTCTCGCCGGCTTCCTGCCATCGGGACGCCTGCATCGCCTCGCCCCGTTCATCGACGCCGCGCGCTTCGCGGCCGCTGCTGCCCGGCCACGCACGGCAGCGGTCCCGGTGCTAGTGGTGGTCGCCATGATGCGGGCCGGCGACAAGGAACGCTCCTATCGGCTGCTCGCTGCTGCGCTCGGCAAGCTTGCCGGCCGCGCCTGGCGTCTGCTCGTCGCCGGCGACGGTCCGTGCCGGGAGGAAATCCTCGGCCTGTTCCCGGCGGCGCGGGTGGACTGGCGCGGCGTCGTCGAACCGGACGCGATCGCATCGGTCTATGGCGAGGGCGACGTGCTGGCCTGGCCGGCGGTGAACGAAGCCTTCGGCGTCGCTCTCCTGGAAGCTCAGGCGGCGGGTCTGCCGGTCGTCGCCGGTGCGTCGGGCGGCGTCCCCGACATCGTGCTGGACGGACGCACCGGGTTGCTTGTCCCCGAGGGGGATACCGACGCCTTCGCCGGCGCGCTCGCCCGCTATCTCGACGATCCAGACCTGCGCCGCCGCCATGGCGCGGCGGCCGTGGCGCATGTCGCATCCGGGCATGACCTCGCGGCGGGCAGGCGGGCACTCGCGGCATTGATCGACGCGGCGGCCTCGGTTCATCGTGGCCGCAAGGCGGAGACAGTCCCATGA